A genome region from Fusarium musae strain F31 chromosome 5, whole genome shotgun sequence includes the following:
- a CDS encoding hypothetical protein (EggNog:ENOG41~antiSMASH:Cluster_5.7): MNASNFTVAIKPLSAEFHRTPTEAGYLVCFNVLWLGVGNIIWVPLMRVIGKRPVYLVSLLLLMGCNIWSFETHSYGSLLAARIISGFAASASDATVPSLVTDLFFIHERGHCMMIFHMALSSGFFLGPLICSWVTQDIDWRWTCGILSIAAGLTFIVGVFTIRESQYPRDKVDFSLPIESYKVKRGLLSQLSLTRGYDSNASFVGTFLRILTLVAYPPVLWTGLTVGAFVGWNLVVQLTASSTFTKPPYNWHIGMVGMLGVSGFIGAVFAFFIGGKLIDIIAIRMTKRNRGRHEPEYRLPAIIVPAVIGPMGVLTFGLCIAHHTNWVGSAFGYAMEGFGLTAVSNVAVTYAVDCYPEVSDNKATQSTSFG, from the exons ATGAACGCATCCAACTTCACCGTCGCCATCAAGCCTCTTTCTGCAGAGTTTCATCGAACCCCCACCGAAGCGGGATACCTCGTTTGCTTCAATGTGCTTTGGCTGGGAGTCGGAAACATTATTTGGGTTCCCTTGATGCGTGTTATTGGAAAGCGCCCGGTATATCTTGTATCGCTTCTGCTCCTGATGGGTTGTAATATTTGGTCTTTCGAGACGCATTCCTACGGAAGCCTTCTTGCAGCTCGAATCATTTCTGGCTTCGCAGCTTCGGCATCCGACGCAACAGTCCCTTCGCTTGTCACAGACCTGTTCTTCATCCATGAGCGCGGCCATTGTATGATGATATTTCATATGGCGCTGAGTTCAGGTTTCTTCCTCGGTCCGCTTATCTGCTCCTGGGTGACGCAGGATATCGACTGGCGGTGGACTTGCGGTATTCTTAGCATCGCAGCGGGACTGACCTTCATCGTTGGTGTTTTCACGATTCGCGAGTCACAATATCCTCGTGACAAGGTGGATTTTAGTCTTCCGATTGAATCATATAAGGTCAAGAGAGGCCTCTTATCTCAGCTGAGTCTCACTCGTGGCTATGACTCGAACGCTTCTTTTGTCGGTACATTTCTACGAATCCTCACCTTGGTAGCCTATCCACCTGTTTTATGGACAGGACTAACAGTTGGTGCTTTCGTTGGCTG GAACCTGGTTGTTCAACTGACGGCATCTTCAACCTTCACAAAACCGCCATACAATTGGCATATTGGCATGGTTGGTATGCTGGGAGTGTCTGGATTCATTGGTGCCGTGTTTGCGTTCTTCATAGGAGGCAAACTCATTGACATCATTGCAATTCGAATGACAAAACGTAACCGAGGTCGACATGAACCAGAATACCGACTGCCAGCGATCATTGTCCCAGCCGTAATTGGCCCCATGGGTGTTCTTACATTCGGTCTCTGTATAGCACACCACACCAACTGGGTTGGTTCCGCATTTGGCTATGCAATGGAGGGCTTTGGCCTCACCGCTGTGTCCAATGTGGCTGTGACATATGCTGTGGATTGCTACCCAGAGGTTAGTGATAATAAGGCAACTCAATCTACATCTTTTGGCTGA
- a CDS encoding hypothetical protein (EggNog:ENOG41): MVWLRPGKLAHVVSGPWSQSLTVHQGVFSSVLISADFKYWFPETKVASISGIVSSCFALGAFFGAIFAFICGDKLGRKKTIWVGLLSNLIGAVLQIVSWHLPQMIVGRVINGFGMGVTSSTCPVYQAECSKPRVRGKLVVVQSLCNTAAFCLANWMNYALGVRSGPIQWRFPLGFQLLFPCVIAVALLFVPDSPRWLMLKDRHEEALVVIARLAGSNATPEDVEVVTEFRSIQATIQQERNETVSMIDMLRCRDKTQNLRRILLSCGTQFMQQFSGVNALGYYLPTMLQQVLGYSARRSRLLTGVNGTIYLFAAICCLFIIDRFGRRKQAYT; the protein is encoded by the exons ATGGTTTGGTTACGACCAGGTAAGCTTGCCCATGTAGTATCAGGTCCATGGAGTCAGTCATTGACGGTCCATCAGGGAGTTTTCTCATCCGTTCTCATCTCAGCCGACTTCAAGTACTGGTTTCCCGAGACTAAGGTCGCGAGTATCTCTGGAATCGTTTCCAGTTGCTTCGCA CTGGGCGCCTTCTTTGGGGCAATCTTTGCCTTTATTTGCGGTGACAAGTTGGGGCGCAAGAAGACCATCTGGGTCGGTCTCCTCAGCAACCTAATCGGCGCTGTTCTACAAATCGTGTCATGGCATCTTCCTCAGATGATAGTCGGGCGTGTCATCAACGGATTCGGTATGG GCGTTACCTCATCAACCTGTCCCGTCTATCAGGCTGAGTGCTCTAAGCCTCGCGTTCGAGGTAAACTCGTTGTCGTGCAGTCCCTTTGTAATACCGCCGCCTTTTGCCTCGCCAATTGGATGAACTACGCCCTCGGTGTTCGAAGCGGCCCTATCCAGTGGCGTTTCCCCCTCGGCTTCCAGCTTCTGTTCCCCTGCGTCATCGCCGTTGCGCTGCTCTTTGTCCCCGATTCTCCTAGATGGCTGATGCTCAAGGACCGACACGAGGAGGCTCTTGTGGTCATAGCACGACTTGCTGGCAGTAACGCGACCCCCGAGGATGTCGAAGTCGTGACAGAGTTCAGATCAATCCAAGCGACAATCCAGCAAGAGCGCAATGAGACCGTATCCATGATTGATATGCTCAGGTGTCGTGACAAGACTCAAAACCTTCGCAGGATCCTACTGTCGTGTGGTACACAATTTATGCAGCAGTTCTCGGGTGTCAACGCTCTCGGTTACTACCTCCCTACCATGTTACAGCAGGTTCTTGGCTACAGCGCACGCCGAAGTCGCCTTCTCACTGGCGTTAATGGCACGATCTACCTATTTGCCGCTATCTGCTGTCTGTTCATTATTGACCGCTTCGGTCGCCGAAAGCAAGCCTATACCTAG